The Brassica oleracea var. oleracea cultivar TO1000 chromosome C7, BOL, whole genome shotgun sequence sequence AGCAACTTTTGATAAATGTCTTTGCTGACGGGTATTTCAATCAACAAAAAAAAATGAAAGAGAGGGGCTCGGTACAAAGGTACATGGAGCAGAAGAGTATATAGAGAATAACATGTCATCAACCGAATTGTGAATGAGTCGTCAATTCCCTTATATGCTATATCGTTGGGAGGGGGGGGGGAGTCTTTCCTTTGGCGAACTCTCTTTAATTATATGCTGATTCTCCTAACTCTAAGAAGTTGATCAGTTGATTCATAGGTCATCGTAACAGCACATTGCGAAGACGTATCACGTTAAAATATCCAAGTTTTTTTTTGTTTGTAGTTGGTGGTTAGTGAAGCAACTACAATCGGTGATGTCCAACCCTAGTATGCTGACACTATCCGTTGTCTAATCCCAAGATTATAAAGGCTTTATGAACGAACTTGCAAAAATGTGGGTTTCTCTTTTTATGGGTCGAGATGACGCCTAAATGATTTTGATTGGTCTTCGGACTAGGCCAACTTGAATGATGTTGGGCCAACGTCCAACACGTTTAAGTTGTAACTCGTGCAATTCCGCGGGATGAATGTTATATATAAAACTAATTTTTATCTATTATTTATGTATATAATTAATTAGACAATTTATCTCAACTGGTGTAATCACAATAGATTACATCAAATCGGCTGACAACCTAGCGGATCCATTTACAAAAGGTTTGTCACGAGATGTTGTTGCTAAATCATCAAAATGAATGGGTTTAAAGCATATAACGAATGATGATGCTTGATTGCAGCCCTACCTATTATGACTGGAGATCGCAAGACGTAGGTTCAAAGGGAAAACAAAATCAAACTGAATCTAACCAAAGCACTTGAGACAAAGTAGTTTCTTCCCAGCTCTTAAGATGATAAAAGTGCTAACAAATCTGAGAAGGATAAGCATAAGCTTTTAATGATTCCATAGCTTCCAAAGCGGAGTATTACTCAATACTTTTCATGATCAATCACCTAATGAGTGTTAAATGGGGCCGTTTCTATGAGAATGAATGCAAGACTATATTTTCTAAGTTTACTCATGAAAACCAGGAATAGTTCAGGGCCACAATGAACACAATAGGGAACTAAGTTCTACAAGAAAATGAAGTTGTGTTATGCATGTTGTCTCGGTCTACACAAAACACCGGTTGGTTCAAGACATCATGTTCACCTTCTGGTAAAGTAAAACCGACATATATTAACTATGAGTGGTTCAAGGCTTAAAAATGCCACCAACTCAAACACAGTGAATTTTTCACAAACACTCTCGATAAGTCTGTTTAATCTAGTCAGGATTATAATACATATAGTTTTTTAGAGTCTATCGAGTCTGCATTTAGTCTGCATATGTTTAGAGTCATTTCTATTCATGTGAGGGATTGTTGGATCAATTTAATTAAAGCCAATGGGCTTCCAAATTAATTTAAAAATGTGTGAATATAAATGGCCCATTCAGAGGCCTCTTCGTTAAATGAAGGAGAAGTAGTAGAGTCCCACATCGCTTGTGTGACTAATTTTCAAGCAGTATAAATATGCTCATATGCTACATGGGTGTAAACGGCTTGGTGAGAGAGAAAGGCTTCCCACGCGCGCGCCGCCGCGTCGTTCAGTCGGCGTGGGTTTGGGTCTTGGTAGAGGGTCTCCGGCCCAATAAGAATATTTTTTTTGGACCAAGTTAAGCTCAACGTTTTACCATTTATTTCGGGAAAAAACAGCATGCAATTTTATTTAAAACGACAAGTAGTTTGTCTAGAAAATAAAAACGTCATGCATTTTATCCTCTCGAAAGTTTTAAATGATATAAGAGAGAGTCTTGAGGAAGAAGTTTCGGAATTCAACTTCCCTCGATCTCCACGAGATTCTCGCCCACGTGCAGCAGCTGTTGCGAGAAGTGGGTCTTCTCTGTCTTTTTAAATATCGTCTCTCCTCTTCCTTCATTTCTTAAGTTTTTTTCACATCGAAACCAACAGAAAAAATCCCTTAGCGTAAGTCATAAATACGAGAGACGTAGAGTTTATAGTTCGATAGGGCGATCACGAGTGAGGCGTGATTCGTCTGCCATGGTTGTATCCTGGGACTCTATATTCGTACAATCCCGTCTCACTAACGGAGCGAATATTTTGAGTTAAGGAAAGAGATCATATCTCGACTCCATGTCTCTTTGCGAATACGATTTCTTATCGTTCTTGTATTCGTTTTTTACATTCGTCTTTTCCTTAACATCGCTTTTATTTTATCGTTTATGTCAGTCCGGTTTTCCGGCTAATATAGCTTTTCAGTACAACTCTTACTCGAGTATCGCTTCCGGTAACAACCATGTATGTGCTATAAGTGGGTTGTACTACTCAGGTCCTGACTACGGTCCCGTTCATTGCTGGGAGTATACCGACACATCTGGTGTTCTCTGGAACTCGTCCTTTCATAATCCTTATATAGACACTCTCATGATTCAGAAGTTTGTGTCTGGAGATGGGTTTACTTGTGGTGTTACTAAAGATGGAGAGTTGGTTTGTTGGGGACCAAAGTCAAACGGTTTGGGTCTCTCCGACAAGGGAGAAGGGTTCGAGGTTTTAGCTTCCGGGAGGAACTCGGTTTGTGGGGTCTCTAAAGAGTCAGGTCAGCTTCAATGCTTTGGAGATGAGACAGAGTTTGGGGAGGTACCAAACCGGGTCCGGTTTATTTTTCTTTCAGCTAGTGCTGATCATTACTGTGGTATCAGAGAGGATGATCACGGGGTTGCGTGTTGGGGAAGAAACGTGAATTCTTCCTCTTCAGCTCCTAATACTTCATGTTTTGTAGCGATCTCGTCTTCAGATTCAACCACTTGTGGTATTAGAGAGCTTGATTTGGTTCTTGATTGCTGGAGAGTTCATGATTCAACTAAACCGGATTATAGTCCTCCTCTGGAGCTATGCAGCCCAGGGGTGTGTCCCCCTCGTGGTAACTGTGGTGATGGATGGTTTGCTTTCAACGCAAGTATCTTAAAAGAGTCTGAGTTAACAAGCTTGTGCTCGTTTCATGACCTAAACATTTGCTTACATTGCGGGGTTGATTGTTTGGAAGGCTACTTCCCTTCGAGTGGTTGTAACCCTAACGCCGACAGGGTCTGCACTCCTTGCTCATTGTGTCAGAACAGTTCTTGCTACAGTGTGTACAAGATCCCTGCCAAGAAATCGCGTAAGCACGAGCAGAGAGAGGTGCGAAGGCTTGTGATCATCATTGGATGCTCTGTTTTGGAGTTCTTGGTTATGTTGGTTGGTCTATCTTTCATTCCGAAGATGACTAAAGGCAGTAAAAGAGATGATGAAGAGAGGAGTAAGATGACTTGTTGCTTTTGTTTCGACAAGAACTCTGTCGAAGCTGATCCTGATCATGTTCCTCAGACGGGTCTTCTCCTGAGCGCCGTCTCCCTAGGGGAGACCAAGATCTTCCGTCTCTCGGAGCTGAAAGACACGACTCACAGGTTTAAAGAGTTTAACGAGCTGGGGAGAGGTAGCTTCGGGTTTGTCTACAAAGCTGTCTTGTCTGATGGGGTTCAAGTCGCGGTCAAAAGAGCCAATGCTGCAACCATTATACATTCTAATAACCGAGACTTTGAGTCAGAGTTAGAGGTTATTTGCAAGATAAGACATAAAAACATTGTAAATCTTTTAGGATACTGCTCGGAGATGGGTGAACGGCTTCTGGTTTATGAGTACATGCCGCACGGTACGCTCCATGATCATCTCCATGGAGACCTTTCTGAGGTTGAAGATTATGTTGCAAGCTGCAAGAGGGCTTGATTACTTACACAACGAGGTGGATCCTCCGGGGTTTCATAGAGATGTGAAGACGTCTAACATCTTGTTGGACGGCGAAATGTGTGCAAGAATTGCTGATTTTGGATTGGTTAGCTCAAGTGAAAGTGACTCAAGCAAGAGTGATAGAGAAGGTGATGTTTATGACTTTGGTGTTGTTCTTCTTGAGATGCTAAGTGATCCTCCCGGGGTCGGGGAATGGGCTGTTCCTTTGATCAGGAAAGGTTAAGCTGCCGCGATCATCGATAGGAACATTGGTTTGCCTAGAAATGTTGAGCCGTTGCTTAAGTTGGCTGAGTTGGCTGAGCTTGCTGTGAGGGAGAATCCTAACGAGAGGCCAAATATGAGAAATCTATTGAGCTTTCTTGATCTTATTGTCAAGACTGGACTCACCTTTTAATTTGAAGAAGCGTTACAAAATGTGAATTATATTATCAGCCTTGTTTTCTTATCCTTTTGTTACAAAATTGTACAATCATTGGTTAATTAAAGTATTAAACCGACAGATATCTTTGTCAAAATGTATCAGAATGTGATCTTAGTAGTGTAATCAAAGGTAAATGTAATTAGTTGCTGGATGCTTGCAGGTTTTCTCCCTTCCTTGTCTGTATAAAACAGATTCAGTCCAGATCTAATCTGTTTGGAAGGTCTTTATCTAAGCATTTGAGAAAGAGTATGTGAAACTTGTTAAAATTCTGTTTTTCTAAATAATGAAAATAGAGCATACAAGATTTGAAAGGTAAGCTTCATATCACAACAGTGTTGGTGTATTGGTAGTGTAAGAAGGTTGTATATACGTATCAGAATAGGATTTTATCTTCTTTTGTTGGATTATTTACATGCACTCTCAAGACTTATCTAATTTAATTAACTATAAATTTGGTTATGGTTTCTTTCCTTTTCTAATTTGATAAAGACATAAAAACGTATAAAAGTTGAAAGATCAGCGAGAAAAAAAATTGTTTCTTTTAATTAAAATAGAAATTGTTCATAAACAAATTATCCTAATCTACATGAAATTTTGTCTCTTTTGATTCGTAGACTTGGTTTTCAATATTTCCCAAAATGACAGATTTCATTTGGAGAATCTCTCTTAATAATGGAAATTGTATATGTTTTTATATAGTTTCATCTCATCATGATGAGATTCAATCTGTTAACCGGAGTAAACCGGTTTAAGCAGAGAAAATTGCATTAGCTCTGCTATACTCTGTTTAGGTAAACGACTTGGCTCAATCAGTCTATTCATGGCGTCTCACCTTTCTTTCTTCTTTCTCCTGTTAGTCATACATCTCTTCACCTATTTCTTCTTTTTTTTCTGCCTAATAATTTCAGTGGAATTGATTGATTGACACACATATATACCCTTCAAACCGACTTGTGATACTTAAAAACAGAGTAGATTTACACACACAAACAAAAAAAGGAAAGAAAGACATGATGGTGGTGTAAATGAGAGCTTGAAGAACCTCGATCCAGATGAGAGCTTGAAGAACCTCGATCAAAGTAGTGTCCACATGTTTCCAGAAGAATGATAACCATCCTGACACTGAAAACATCTTCGGGCGGATCCAGTACCTCTTGCTAATATCATAGAAGTATATACAACAGTCAATCAGTAAAATAGAAGCAAGACTGAATATTACAACAGTCAGTGAGGAATGTATAGAAGAAACTAAGCACTAGAAGAGACACTAATGATGTAATTTTTCAAATGCCAAACCACAAATACATGCCTTTAGAACTTGCCAAAGGGTTGAACTCTGAAATAGTCCGAGGCTCACTTACCCTGAAGTACCATAACCATACGAAAGAGTTAAGTAAAGCGTCTCGAATATCACAGACGAATCTATGAGCTCGTAGTTGTGCCCCATATTCATTCAACTCAAGCCCAACCCTTATCTCCTCCNNNNNNNNNNNNNNNNNNNNNNNNNNNNNNNNNNNNNNNNNNNNNNNNNNNNNNNNNNNNNNNNNNNNNNNNNNNNNNNNNNNNNNNNNNNNNNNNNNNNACATATCATTCACGAGCCGACATAACCAAGCAACAAAGGACACTAAGCGTCATATTTTATGATACGACAGCAACTCCGTACACTCTTCTGATTTGATACATCATAGAACCCAAACCTATAGGCATGGTCATCCAAACCATTTTCAACAGAACGGTTATTTCAGGCTTTGCTGACGCGTCGAAGTTCATATAAGAAACAACATCATTAGAAATGGTACATTTGGTCCGTTAACTTCAACATCATATAAGGTTCTTCAAAGAAAAGGCTAAGTGCATTTCAAGAAAAGGAAAGTGTACTTATTGATATGAAAGTTGTCCATATCCATGTTCCTTGGAGGCTAGGGTTTCAGAAACGTGGAGATCACTATAAAAGAGCTATGGAGTCGTGTGTATTCCATAAGACACTAGATATTATTATAGAGGAAAGGTGAAAATCCCTTAGGGGTGTTCTTGGGTCATGCTGAAGCAGTTGCTGAAGTACTGACGAATACTTGTAGAATCAGCTTTGTCTGCATCATGGTCCTCTTGCTCTTCACTAGTCACTTAGCTCTTTCTTCTTCTGCACGGCTCCGATTTATAGAAGCTCAAGATCTTGTTCACGGGAAGCAAAACAATCTCTTGAAGCTTAATGAGATTGAGAAAGCTGATAGGACACGTCTCGATTACTTGTTTGGCGTGATTACATAGTAATTCTCATATTATTCATCAAATTTCAATGAAACTCTATCCAGTGTGTGAAACCCTAAACCCTGACTTATTTAACAAGAAACGAAAAAAAAAAAAAACTAAACAGAAAGACAGTAAACTTCCAAATTCCTATGCTATTATTGATTCAGTTACTTCATCTCCACCAATGAAGATGTATTGTTCTCGGCCTTATCAATGAGTTATTGAGATACATCTATAAACTCTACATTTTTTCACAAAACATAAAACCTATAATAGTAGTCAAAATGTTCTCCTGTTATGATCACCTTAGTGAAACTAAGTGCTTCACAACTGTCTCCCTCTCTTCCCTTTCTCTTGTGCTCTGCATTCTGTGAAGCTCTGATGTCACAAGCTTCTCCACCATCTCAATATAGAATTGAGTAGCATTTTCTGGGGTGTTATGAACCCTGCTCCTTCTTCCTCCCCCGCTGCAATCTCCTTGTTGATGTAGTCACGCACCCTCTTACGGAGGCTAGCAGTTGACGCTGGGCCACTACACTTCAATCCCACAGCAGGAGCAGGAGTCACCATTACGGAACTGTGCTCTTCTGCCAATGCCGATGCTACTGGAGTTTGGAGAACACCACGTTGTTGTTGGTGAGTTGTTGAAGTCTCAACTGCCTGAAAAAGACAAACAGATAAACCAGAAGAAGAGGTTGGTCAATTGATAAACCAGCAAAACCCATATCAGAGACCAGCAGAACGAACACACACCAAAGCCTCTGGCTTTCTGATTCAATGGATATTCAGACACAAACCAATTCAGAGACACACACAAGGAGTAAACTAAAGACTCAGAAAAAATCTGTAGAAGTATTATGTACCCTTTTCTACTGATCCTCTACAAAATCATAGTACGGAAACTGATTAATAAACCAGAAGAAGAGGTTGGTCAATATACCCGCATAATATGCGTTATGTCACGTAGATTCCCCCTCGGCCACCAAGAAGGCAAGAGACTTCGTGAAGCACCAGCTCTTCCTCCACGCCTAGGCCAAGACATAGGTTCCGTCGGACTGTGACCACGGGGCCCCCTGTGACCACTCCCGTTACCACGAACAGGCCTCCACGAAGTGTAATTTCCCCCAATCAACGATCCAGGCACCCGAGAACCCGATGGCAATCTCTGAACTGGATGTTCAAACGCACCGAGACGTGCGGCTGCCTCGTCGAGTACCACACCTTGACGGCGTCTGTTGGCGGCGAATGTCGCGGCGTAGTCCACCGCCCTCACCAATCTGGATCGGGAGTCAATTGTGGAGTGAAATTGAAATCGAAAGAGAAAAGAGGAGAACGAGTTTTCTTTTTTTGTTTGTGCAACGGAAAACGAGTTTTTGTTTGTGCAACGGAAAAGTAGTTTTCAAATTTCAAAATGCCGCCCCCGATTCCTCGTCTCTTTCTCACGATAACTTGAAAAACTTAAGAAACACTTGGGGTTTAGAGAGAGCATAAGTCATAAGCTTAAACTATGTGATGTCTAAATAAATGCTGTGTTGTTGTTATTAAGAAATCATGTAGTTTACAAAATTCTCAAAACACATCGTTTTGCTTTAACGGCACATAACTAACAGGAGGGGTTTTTACATTAAGAAAAGTGTGACCTTGGGGGTTTATACATTGAATTAATAATTGAGGGGTTTCTACCCAAATGAAACATAAGTGAGAGGTTTTAGCATAAAAAATCCTAACTTTTTTAAAATAATAAAATAAGTTGTTTTTCCTACTATGTCTATTTTAAATTAATTTTTCATTTTATTTTTTAATACTTCCATTGGTATGATGTTTATGCTCTTGTTATTTTGTCTGGTCTTTGAAACGAATTTACATGGGGCATCACCAAATCGATTGGGTTGCTCTGCTCCTACTTGCATCAAAGGAAGAAATGGAAGTCCACCGGTTTTCTCACAGCTTTTGTATATGTACTCCAAGAGATAGCAGTTATAAAATATTTGTTTTTTCTAATAGGCCCTGGTCATTATGGAATTAAAAGGTGGTTATAAAATACATATTTAGATTCAGTTACAAAATATAGGGTTTATTTTTGTGGAAAAATAGTTGTTGGACTAAACTAATATCAACATTTTAATTTAATAGTATTGATATATATACAATATTAACATGCAATTGTATACTCTAGTTTTTAGAGTTTGGTTTCTGGTTTTTGGATTTTAGTTTTAAATTTTTGGTTTTTTGATTTTTCAGTAGATTCTAGTTTTTTTGAAAAAAATGAATTGTTGTTTTAGATTTTGGTTTTTGGTTTTTGGTTTTAAAATTAATAAAAAGAAAAAATATGATAAATGGTAATATGTTTATTCTGAAAAATTTATAGTATACTATTATCAAAACATAAATAAGCTTATTTAATAAAATTATTTTAAAACAAACACTGCAAATAAAAGTTAAAATAATGATATTTTGGTTTGTATTTTTTTTTTTTTTTTTGAAAAACAAGAATGATAAGATTTTTTAAATAAATTTACAAGATATTTAATAAAATTTGTTTATTTTTTTTCTGTAATATTAGTTTTTAGAAAAAAACATGAGAAGTATTTTTTAGTTATAACTAAATTTTATTTGTTATTTCCTGTAACCGAAATATAATTTTAACTCTAATAGTAAAGTTAAATTTATATATGTAGAGAATATTATATTTGTGAGTTTGTTTTATAAGACTGTTGATGTGTATATGTTGACCAAAAAAAAAACGGTTGATGTGGTTTTATTTATATATGTAAAACAATCGCTCGCTTCTCCCTTGCTAAACTTTTACTTCTCCCGCGCTTTCGCTTTCGAATTTTCTTCTCCCTTGCTCGCTTTCGCTTTAGCTTCTCCTTTGCTCGCTCGCTTCATCTAATATTAGTTTTAGGGTTTGTAGAGGGTGGATTCGACATCCCTCGAGGCCCGAAGAACAGACGGCCCAGCCCACTCAGAACGAAACGGTGTCTCGGTTCGATGGCTCGAAACGCGCGTCTAAGCGTCCTCGACTCAACGGCTACTCGAGACAATATGGGCTTCTCGGCCCAACGAGTTAAAAGCCCACGGAGACGACGCAAACTAGGTCACGGGAGAGTACGAGGTCAACTATATAAAAGGAAGGGAACGCAACGAGAATGTGATCCGAAATCACTGATACTCACTGGGTGGCTAGATTAGGGTTTTACCTTTGTTATCTCGCCTTGTTGTATCTCTCCGGCAAAGCCTTCGAGGCTCCGGCACCTTTCTGATCACATATTTCCTTTCCTTGTAACCGACGAAACACTCTTCCGACCTATAATAAGACGTATTTGCTTCAACCCACATCTAAAAACCGAACGTTCTCTCATTCCGTACCGTTTCCCGATCAAACAGTTGGCGCCCACCGTGGGGCCTCTAGCAAAGTAACGTCGACAAGATGACGACGAGTAACGATGGCTCTTCCTCTGGAGAAGATCGTGAAGCCATCGATGTAACGCCGGCGTCCTTTCCTGCGACTCCGACACCACTTCAACCCGCTTCAATAGAAACTATCATGGCGCGCCTTGCGCAGCAAGACGCAGCCCAGAAAGCGGTGACTGAACAAATCGCAGCGCTTGCA is a genomic window containing:
- the LOC106305281 gene encoding protein GIGAS CELL1-like yields the protein MSWPRRGGRAGASRSLLPSWWPRGNLRDITHIMRAVETSTTHQQQRGVLQTPVASALAEEHSSVMVTPAPAVGLKCSGPASTASLRKRVRDYINKEIAAGEEEGAGFITPQKMLLNSILRWWRSL